The following coding sequences are from one Rutidosis leptorrhynchoides isolate AG116_Rl617_1_P2 chromosome 11, CSIRO_AGI_Rlap_v1, whole genome shotgun sequence window:
- the LOC139875199 gene encoding F-box/FBD/LRR-repeat protein At1g13570-like, which translates to MTGNNNNNTKRRFVTCTEVDRISYLPENLIELILKKLPVQDAGVERLYLASLLSNIPCLVGLVIDGYFLQFSIAENIPKWLPHPANSLKCLYLIDFKFGDLYQLQGVLYIIRNSPNLRRLDEYNQDLPNVHLDVKPSLTYLEASDCLDQTLNRLKTINIMDVERSKPLLLFIKLLLEHSPTLEKISIRPRATADAQEKYNFSKDVTRFPQASSKAELHYLDP; encoded by the exons ATGAcaggtaataataacaataatactaagagGAGGTTTGTAACTTGTACTGAAGTGGATAGAATCAGTTACTTGCCAGAGAATTTGATAGAATTGATTTTAAAGAAGCTCCCCGTTCAAGATGCT GGAGTTGAAAGACTTTATTTGGCTAGCTTGTTAAGTAATATCCCATGTCTTGTGGGTTTAGTTATCGACGGGTATTTTCTCCAG TTTTCAATTGCGGAAAATATTCCCAAGTGGCTTCCACACCCAGCTAATAGTTTAAAGTGTCTCTACTTAATAGACTTCAAATTTGGTGATTTGTATCAACTTCAAGGTGTTTTATATATTATACGGAACTCACCTAACTTGAGACGGCTCGATGAGTACAATCAG GATCTTCCAAACGTGCATTTGGATGTGAAACCATCATTAACTTATCTGGAAGCTTCTGACTGTTTGGACCAGACATTGAACCGCTTGAAAACTATAAATATAATGGATGTAGAAAGATCAAAGCCCTTGTTGCTCTTTATAAAGCTTCTACTTGAACATTCTCCCACACTTGAAAAAATATCAATCCGACCACGTGCTACTGCTGATGCTCAGGAAAAGTACAACTTCTCTAAGGATGTTACACGGTTCCCACAAGCTTCCTCGAAAGCAGAGCTTCACTACTTGGATCCGTAA